From one Triticum aestivum cultivar Chinese Spring chromosome 4B, IWGSC CS RefSeq v2.1, whole genome shotgun sequence genomic stretch:
- the LOC123095187 gene encoding inactive protein RESTRICTED TEV MOVEMENT 2: MAAARTYVDFVPSHDLVEDAAKQTFVVNLPGFKKEHLRVQIDNYGRLRVSGERPLEGGQWSRFRKEFQVPEGCNAGGIRARFEKDGVLHVIMPRLTPLEDASKSAADHEAEAARHAAAAEEKKRHEEMEEDARKRRAGDEDDYASDDGEGARQPASAGRQAYGFARDRSRSGMVRALLLAVAVALVGVAGLYARYRWMDPSAEAAPADGATVGLSDY, from the exons ATGGCCGCCGCACGGACCTACGTCGACTTCGTGCCGTCGCACGACCTCGTCGAGGACGCCGCCAAGCAGACCTTCGTCGTCAACCTCCCCG GGTTCAAGAAGGAGCACCTGAGGGTGCAGATCGACAACTACGGCCGGCTGAGGGTCAGCGGCGAGCGGCCGCTCGAGGGCGGCCAGTGGAGCCGCTTCCGCAAGGAGTTCCAGGTCCCCGAGGGCTGCAACGCCGGCGGCATCCGCGCCAGGTTCGAGAAGGACGGCGTCCTCCACGTCATCATGCCCAGGCTCACGCCCCTCGAGGACGCCTCAAAGTCAGCGGCAGACCACGAGGCGGAAGCTGCGCGGCACGCCGCTGCCGCAGAAGAGAAGAAGCGccacgaggagatggaggaggacGCTAGGAAGCGTCGTGCGGGTGACGAGGACGACTACGCCAGCGACGACGGGGAAGGCGCACGCCAGCCGGCGTCTGCCGGCCGGCAGGCGTACGGCTTCGCCAGGGACCGGAGCAGGAGTGGGATGGTGAGGGCACTGCTCCTCGCCGTGGCGGTGGCCTTGGTTGGCGTTGCTGGCCTGTATGCTCGGTACAGGTGGATGGACCCGTCGGCTGAGGCGGCGCCGGCAGATGGTGCCACCGTCGGCCTCTCTGACTATTGA